A single genomic interval of Stenotrophomonas sp. ZAC14D1_NAIMI4_1 harbors:
- a CDS encoding Ku protein: MARPIWTGTLSFGLLNVPVSLMSGERKVDLQFRMLDSRDRKPIRFERVNADTGEEVPWKDIVKAYEYDKGSYVVLEEGDIRSAAPESHETVEVETFVDATQIDPRYYEKPYLLLPGKKAEKGYVLLRETLRGTGKAGIARVVVRTREYLCAVMPQGHALVLMILRYPQELVDPEDYKLPTGSLSDYRITAKETAMAGQLIESMAADWDPSQYHDEFRERLQQVLNKRIKTKGGTTQVEEEPAPHEDASTNVVDFMALLQKSLDANTRTPAKKTATRKAPAKKAAKKAAKKTASKTAKATKKAAPRRKAG; encoded by the coding sequence ATGGCCCGCCCGATCTGGACCGGTACCCTCTCCTTCGGCCTGCTGAACGTGCCGGTGTCGCTGATGTCCGGCGAACGCAAGGTCGACCTGCAGTTCCGCATGCTCGATTCGCGCGACCGCAAGCCGATCCGCTTCGAGCGGGTCAACGCCGATACCGGCGAGGAAGTGCCGTGGAAGGACATCGTCAAAGCCTACGAGTACGACAAGGGCAGCTACGTCGTGCTGGAAGAAGGCGATATCCGCTCGGCCGCGCCGGAAAGCCATGAAACGGTGGAGGTGGAAACCTTCGTCGATGCCACCCAGATCGATCCGCGCTACTACGAAAAGCCCTACCTGCTGCTGCCCGGCAAGAAGGCCGAGAAGGGCTACGTGCTGCTGCGCGAAACCCTGCGCGGTACCGGCAAGGCCGGCATCGCGCGGGTGGTGGTGCGTACCCGCGAATACCTGTGCGCGGTGATGCCGCAGGGCCACGCGCTGGTGCTGATGATCCTGCGTTACCCGCAGGAACTGGTTGATCCGGAAGACTACAAGCTGCCCACCGGCAGCCTGTCCGACTACCGCATCACTGCCAAGGAAACGGCGATGGCCGGGCAGCTGATCGAATCGATGGCCGCCGACTGGGACCCGTCGCAGTACCACGATGAATTCCGCGAACGCCTGCAGCAGGTGCTGAACAAGCGCATCAAGACCAAGGGCGGCACCACCCAGGTGGAAGAGGAGCCGGCGCCGCACGAGGACGCCAGCACCAACGTGGTGGACTTCATGGCGCTGCTGCAGAAGAGCCTGGATGCCAACACGCGCACGCCGGCGAAGAAGACCGCGACGCGCAAGGCACCGGCGAAAAAGGCTGCGAAGAAAGCCGCGAAGAAGACCGCCAGCAAGACAGCCAAGGCGACGAAGAAGGCCGCACCGCGCCGCAAGGCAGGCTGA
- a CDS encoding amino acid aminotransferase codes for MSFFANVELVPGDPILGLTEAYNADSRPTKVNLGVGIYYDESGRIPLLRAVKQIEQQLATEAKPRGYLPIDGLPAYTQATRELVFGKDSPLLAAGRVTTAQTVGGSGALRVGADVLKKLLPHATIAISNPSWENHRAVFGAAGFDVVEYTYFDPATHGVDFDGMLADLQKLQAGTVVLLHACCHNPTGADLTVSQWKQVAEVLKDKQLFPFIDMAYQGFDKGIEQDGAAVRIIAEAGIDSFIVANSYSKSFSLYGERVGALSMVAPTAADAKAVQSQVKRVIRTIYSSPSTHGAALVAGVLTNPDLRAMWEQELTEMRERIHALRQGLVEKLAAAGAPQFAFINEQAGMFSYSGLSREQVDRLRDEFGIYAVGTGRICVAALNQNNLEYVAKAVATVAKG; via the coding sequence GTGTCCTTCTTTGCAAACGTGGAACTGGTCCCGGGCGACCCGATCCTGGGCCTGACCGAGGCGTACAACGCCGACAGCCGCCCGACCAAGGTCAACCTGGGTGTGGGCATCTACTACGACGAGAGCGGCCGCATTCCGCTGCTTCGCGCCGTCAAGCAGATCGAGCAGCAGCTCGCCACCGAAGCCAAACCGCGTGGCTACCTGCCGATCGACGGCCTGCCTGCCTATACGCAGGCGACCCGTGAGCTGGTGTTCGGCAAGGACTCGCCGCTGCTGGCCGCCGGCCGCGTCACCACCGCACAGACCGTCGGTGGCAGCGGTGCGCTGCGCGTCGGCGCCGACGTGCTGAAGAAGCTGCTGCCGCACGCCACCATCGCCATCAGCAACCCGAGCTGGGAAAACCACCGCGCCGTGTTCGGTGCCGCTGGTTTCGACGTGGTCGAGTACACCTACTTCGACCCCGCCACCCATGGCGTGGATTTCGACGGCATGCTGGCCGATCTGCAGAAGCTGCAGGCCGGCACCGTGGTGCTGCTGCACGCCTGCTGCCACAACCCCACCGGCGCCGACCTCACCGTCAGCCAGTGGAAGCAGGTGGCCGAAGTCCTGAAGGACAAGCAGCTGTTCCCCTTCATCGACATGGCGTACCAGGGCTTCGACAAGGGCATCGAGCAGGATGGCGCCGCCGTGCGCATCATCGCCGAAGCCGGCATCGACAGCTTCATCGTCGCCAACTCGTACTCCAAGTCGTTCTCGCTGTATGGCGAACGCGTGGGTGCACTGTCGATGGTTGCCCCGACCGCCGCCGATGCGAAGGCCGTGCAGTCGCAGGTCAAGCGCGTGATCCGCACGATCTACTCCAGCCCGTCCACCCACGGTGCCGCGCTGGTGGCCGGCGTGCTGACCAACCCGGACCTGCGCGCGATGTGGGAGCAGGAACTGACCGAGATGCGCGAGCGCATCCACGCCCTGCGCCAGGGCCTGGTCGAAAAGCTCGCCGCCGCCGGTGCCCCGCAGTTCGCCTTCATCAACGAACAGGCGGGCATGTTCTCCTACTCCGGCCTGAGCCGTGAGCAGGTCGACCGCCTGCGCGACGAGTTCGGCATCTACGCCGTCGGCACCGGCCGCATCTGCGTGGCCGCGCTGAACCAGAACAACCTGGAATACGTCGCCAAAGCCGTGGCCACCGTCGCCAAGGGCTGA
- a CDS encoding TonB-dependent siderophore receptor produces MTADALTRAGLPRAALPCPPAFGRRALALAVVLALPLAAHAEAPADANPTTLDGLEVTARRQSQADSYTLPISKAAIGLDLSLRQTPQSVTTVTRQQMDDLQIESINDVLTSTTGITTYSLDNAGRTTFRARGFDVGNFKVDGMLINGASSFSGGGAGLNMDLYDHVQVVRGANGLLGGTGDPSATIYLERKRPTREFGGAASLTLGSHDKRRLMGDVNVPLTADGRVRSRFVVSAEDSDSFRQREDLQRLGGLASFEADLGDATVVNLGVQYERTRNGGGSWGSNVPIWWADGTRTNLPRSTNPAADWSVAKRDNTSVFGSVEQGLGADWKLRVAFAHDSGESYTNYGVAKVNNAAPGKGFAGFWNPDGSGAFLNAIHNESETRRDNLDISVSGPLQLFGREHQLMAGFNGYRSEITDYAFSAALGNCTIGGVAPWSGCQYRAVGLPIDDWRTWDGSYAPYETFRTPARTKTITQNVGGYLAGRFSLAEPLSLVLGTRVSNYKTYNQVYTKADVRTRGAATGDQQVVTPYAGLVWDFAANYSAYVSYTDVFSPQGNVRDANDTLLDPVTGKSYEAGIKGEWADGALNAALAVFRNEQNNVAESTGEVHPVTGFNIYRAVDGVVSKGADLEVSGRLAQGWNVYAGYTWLQVDGLSYQQDPRHLLRLNTSWSLPGALSKLTVGGGLSMQSGTVMSTNPGRPLGGGKYDASNLPMGGYTLVNLMARYALTDTVQLAVNVNNLTDKLYYTQYGFYDGLIFGEPRTTTFSIRARF; encoded by the coding sequence GTGACTGCCGATGCCCTCACCCGCGCGGGCCTGCCGCGCGCTGCCCTGCCGTGCCCGCCTGCCTTCGGCCGACGCGCTCTCGCCCTGGCCGTCGTCCTGGCGCTGCCGCTGGCGGCCCATGCCGAAGCCCCCGCCGATGCCAATCCGACTACCCTGGATGGCCTGGAAGTGACCGCGCGTCGCCAGTCGCAGGCGGACAGCTACACGCTGCCGATCAGCAAGGCTGCCATCGGCCTGGACCTGAGCCTGCGCCAGACCCCGCAGTCGGTGACCACGGTCACCCGGCAGCAGATGGATGACCTGCAGATCGAATCCATCAACGATGTGCTGACCAGCACCACCGGCATCACCACCTATTCGCTGGACAACGCCGGCCGCACCACCTTCCGTGCGCGCGGCTTCGACGTCGGCAACTTCAAGGTCGACGGCATGCTGATCAACGGCGCCAGCAGCTTCAGCGGCGGCGGCGCGGGCCTGAACATGGACCTGTACGACCACGTGCAGGTGGTGCGCGGCGCCAACGGCCTGCTCGGTGGCACCGGCGACCCGTCGGCCACCATCTACCTGGAGCGCAAGCGCCCGACCCGCGAGTTCGGCGGGGCCGCCTCGCTGACCCTGGGCAGCCATGACAAGCGCCGCCTGATGGGCGACGTCAACGTGCCGCTGACCGCCGATGGCCGCGTGCGCAGCCGCTTCGTGGTCAGTGCCGAGGATTCGGACAGCTTCCGCCAGCGCGAGGACCTGCAGCGCCTGGGCGGCCTGGCCAGCTTCGAGGCCGACCTGGGCGACGCCACCGTGGTGAACCTGGGCGTGCAGTACGAGCGCACCCGCAACGGCGGTGGCTCGTGGGGCAGCAACGTGCCGATCTGGTGGGCCGACGGCACCCGCACCAACCTGCCGCGCAGCACCAACCCGGCCGCCGACTGGAGCGTAGCCAAGCGTGACAACACCTCGGTGTTCGGCAGCGTGGAACAGGGCCTGGGCGCGGACTGGAAGCTGCGCGTGGCCTTCGCCCATGACAGCGGCGAGAGCTACACCAACTACGGCGTGGCCAAGGTCAACAACGCGGCCCCGGGCAAGGGCTTTGCCGGCTTCTGGAACCCCGATGGCAGCGGCGCGTTCCTCAACGCGATCCACAACGAATCGGAAACCCGCCGCGACAACCTGGACATCAGCGTGAGCGGCCCGCTGCAGCTGTTCGGCCGCGAGCACCAGCTGATGGCCGGCTTCAACGGCTACCGCAGCGAGATCACCGATTACGCCTTCAGCGCCGCACTGGGCAACTGCACCATCGGCGGCGTGGCCCCGTGGAGTGGCTGCCAGTACCGCGCGGTCGGCCTGCCGATCGATGACTGGCGCACCTGGGACGGCAGCTACGCGCCGTACGAAACCTTCCGCACCCCGGCCCGCACCAAGACCATCACCCAGAACGTGGGCGGCTACCTGGCCGGCCGCTTCAGCCTGGCCGAGCCGCTGTCGCTGGTGCTGGGCACCCGCGTGAGCAACTACAAGACCTACAACCAGGTCTACACCAAGGCCGACGTGCGCACCCGCGGTGCTGCCACGGGCGACCAGCAGGTGGTCACCCCGTACGCGGGCCTGGTGTGGGACTTCGCGGCGAACTACTCGGCCTACGTGAGCTACACCGATGTGTTCAGCCCGCAGGGCAACGTGCGCGATGCCAACGACACCCTGCTCGACCCGGTGACCGGCAAGAGCTACGAAGCCGGCATCAAGGGTGAATGGGCCGACGGTGCGTTGAATGCTGCCCTGGCCGTGTTCCGCAACGAGCAGAACAACGTGGCCGAGAGCACCGGCGAAGTGCATCCGGTGACCGGCTTCAACATCTACCGCGCGGTGGACGGCGTGGTGTCCAAGGGCGCCGACCTGGAAGTCTCCGGGCGCCTGGCGCAGGGCTGGAACGTGTATGCCGGCTACACCTGGCTGCAGGTCGATGGCCTGTCCTACCAGCAGGACCCGCGCCACCTGCTGCGCCTGAACACCTCCTGGTCCCTGCCCGGTGCGCTGTCGAAGCTGACCGTGGGCGGTGGCCTGTCGATGCAGAGCGGCACGGTGATGTCGACCAACCCGGGGCGCCCGCTGGGCGGTGGCAAGTACGACGCCAGCAACCTGCCGATGGGCGGCTACACCCTGGTCAACCTGATGGCGCGCTACGCCCTGACCGACACCGTGCAGCTGGCGGTGAACGTGAACAACCTGACCGACAAGCTGTACTACACCCAGTACGGCTTCTACGACGGGCTGATCTTCGGCGAGCCGCGCACCACCACCTTCAGCATCCGCGCGCGTTTCTAA
- a CDS encoding response regulator has product MPESPPPSARILVVDDDPEIGALLAQYLGQQGLQTVVAGDGDGMRAALAAGAFDAVVLDLMLPGEDGLALCQQLREQTALPVIMLTARGRPADRILGLEQGADDYMAKPFDPRELLLRLRAVLRRQAPVQAAPAPTADVARLRFSGWTLDPRTHLLQADDGRRHLLGETDFSALQLFLRHPDEVLERDFLVEQVYGRDRMPSDRSIDMCISRLRQMLEHDSRAPLLIRTVRNRGYCLAGPVQADG; this is encoded by the coding sequence ATGCCCGAGTCCCCACCCCCGTCCGCCCGCATCCTGGTCGTCGATGATGATCCGGAGATCGGCGCCCTGCTCGCCCAATACCTCGGCCAGCAGGGACTGCAGACCGTCGTCGCCGGCGATGGTGACGGCATGCGCGCGGCGTTGGCTGCCGGGGCCTTCGACGCGGTGGTGCTGGACCTGATGCTGCCCGGCGAGGATGGGCTGGCCCTGTGCCAGCAACTTCGCGAGCAGACCGCGCTGCCGGTGATCATGCTGACCGCGCGTGGCCGCCCGGCCGACCGTATCCTCGGCCTCGAACAAGGCGCCGATGACTACATGGCCAAGCCGTTCGACCCGCGCGAGCTGCTGCTGCGGCTGCGCGCGGTACTGCGGCGGCAGGCGCCCGTGCAGGCGGCCCCGGCCCCCACGGCGGACGTGGCGCGCCTGCGCTTCTCCGGCTGGACCCTGGACCCGCGCACCCACCTGCTGCAGGCCGACGATGGCCGCCGCCACCTGCTGGGCGAGACCGACTTCAGCGCACTGCAGCTGTTCCTGCGGCATCCCGACGAAGTGCTCGAGCGCGATTTCCTGGTGGAGCAGGTGTACGGCCGCGACCGCATGCCCAGCGACCGCAGCATCGACATGTGCATCAGCCGGCTGCGGCAGATGCTGGAACATGACAGCCGCGCGCCGCTGCTGATCCGCACCGTGCGCAACCGGGGCTACTGCCTGGCCGGCCCGGTGCAGGCCGATGGCTGA
- a CDS encoding TonB-dependent receptor → MNESLAPHRLPLLIALLPLPALAQTAAPAPQQLPTVEVQAARVQGIDPFALPASQDTVWVGDDRSGPGVQVSEALAGVPGVLARDRQNYAQDTQLSIRGFGARSTFGVRGVRVLIDGVPATMPDGQGQLSHASLLGAERIEVLRGPFSALYGNSSGGVLQVWSAQGKAGDPWRLRVNAGADNTLSVGAQLRGAGPVVDYNIAANHFRTDGWRDHSRARRESLNARLGAEVGGGRLELLLNALDAPDAQDPLGLTRAQVAANPRQATAVAEQYNTRKSVRQQQAGLRWTRESGAQRWQLMGYAGQRAVTQFLPIPPTAQANPLHAGGVIDLDGGYGGMDARWGWNGDFAGRPLDVVAGISADRQRQHRTGYENFVGSTLGVRGRQRRDQIDIVQNVDQFAQAWWQWSPRWSLLAGVRHSTVRFESDDRYITGSNPDDSGRRRYQATTPVAGVSFEATPQWRLHAAVGRGFETPTFNELGYRSDGQAGLALDLSAARSRNIEVGSKWHAQSGTQLDVSVFRAVTDDELAVASNTNGRSTYRNIGRTRRQGVELQYHQPLAEQWELQLAWTWLQAQVRSPYLTCGGSGCRVPDTVVAAGSRLPGVPRQQAFARLQWSPGDWQWALEANASSDTVVNDLATERAPGYTVLNLEAGRQWTLPGGDLRAFARLDNLLDQAYIGSVIVNDGNGRFYEPGPDRRASVGLQWSWR, encoded by the coding sequence ATGAACGAGTCCCTGGCGCCCCACCGCCTGCCCCTGCTGATCGCCCTGCTGCCGCTGCCGGCACTGGCGCAGACCGCCGCCCCCGCCCCGCAGCAGCTGCCGACCGTGGAAGTGCAGGCCGCGCGCGTGCAGGGCATCGATCCGTTCGCACTGCCGGCCAGCCAGGACACGGTGTGGGTGGGCGACGACCGCAGCGGGCCCGGCGTGCAGGTATCCGAGGCGCTGGCCGGGGTGCCGGGGGTGCTGGCCCGTGACCGGCAGAACTATGCGCAGGACACCCAGCTGTCGATCCGCGGCTTCGGCGCGCGCTCCACCTTCGGCGTGCGTGGCGTGCGGGTGCTGATCGATGGCGTGCCGGCCACCATGCCCGACGGCCAGGGCCAGCTTTCGCATGCGAGCCTGCTCGGCGCCGAGCGCATCGAGGTGCTGCGCGGGCCGTTCTCCGCCCTGTACGGCAACTCCTCCGGCGGCGTGCTGCAGGTATGGAGCGCGCAGGGCAAGGCCGGCGACCCGTGGCGGCTGCGGGTGAACGCCGGGGCCGACAACACCCTCAGCGTCGGGGCGCAGCTGCGCGGTGCCGGCCCGGTGGTGGACTACAACATCGCCGCCAACCACTTCCGCACCGACGGCTGGCGCGACCACAGCCGGGCGCGGCGCGAATCGCTCAACGCACGGCTCGGCGCTGAAGTGGGCGGCGGTCGCCTGGAGCTGCTGCTCAACGCACTTGATGCGCCCGACGCACAGGACCCGCTGGGCCTGACCCGCGCGCAGGTGGCGGCCAACCCGCGCCAGGCCACGGCCGTGGCCGAGCAGTACAACACGCGCAAATCGGTGCGCCAGCAGCAGGCCGGCCTGCGCTGGACGCGCGAAAGCGGCGCCCAGCGCTGGCAGTTGATGGGCTACGCCGGGCAGCGCGCGGTGACCCAGTTCCTGCCGATCCCGCCCACCGCGCAGGCCAACCCGCTGCACGCCGGCGGGGTGATCGACCTGGACGGCGGCTATGGCGGCATGGACGCGCGCTGGGGTTGGAACGGCGACTTTGCCGGGCGCCCGCTGGACGTGGTTGCGGGCATCAGCGCCGACCGCCAGCGCCAGCACCGCACCGGCTACGAGAACTTCGTCGGCAGCACCCTGGGCGTGCGCGGCCGACAGCGCCGCGACCAGATCGACATCGTGCAGAACGTCGACCAGTTCGCCCAGGCGTGGTGGCAGTGGAGCCCGCGCTGGTCGCTGCTGGCCGGAGTGCGGCACAGCACCGTGCGCTTCGAATCGGATGACCGCTACATCACCGGCAGCAACCCGGACGACAGTGGCCGCCGGCGCTACCAGGCGACCACGCCGGTGGCCGGGGTCAGCTTCGAGGCCACCCCGCAGTGGCGCCTGCATGCGGCCGTCGGGCGTGGTTTCGAGACCCCCACCTTCAATGAACTGGGCTACCGCAGCGACGGCCAGGCCGGCCTGGCGCTGGATCTGTCGGCCGCGCGCAGCCGCAACATCGAGGTCGGCAGCAAGTGGCATGCGCAGAGCGGAACCCAGCTCGATGTCAGCGTGTTCCGCGCCGTTACCGACGATGAGCTGGCCGTTGCCAGCAATACCAATGGCCGCAGCACCTACCGCAACATCGGCCGCACCCGCCGCCAGGGTGTGGAGCTGCAGTACCACCAGCCCCTGGCCGAGCAGTGGGAACTGCAGCTGGCCTGGACCTGGCTGCAGGCGCAGGTGCGCTCGCCGTACCTGACCTGCGGCGGCAGCGGCTGCCGCGTGCCCGACACGGTGGTGGCGGCCGGCAGCCGGCTGCCCGGTGTGCCGCGGCAGCAGGCCTTCGCCCGCCTGCAGTGGTCGCCCGGCGACTGGCAGTGGGCGCTGGAAGCCAATGCCAGCAGCGACACGGTGGTGAATGACCTGGCCACCGAGCGTGCGCCGGGCTACACGGTGCTGAACCTGGAAGCCGGCCGCCAGTGGACCCTGCCCGGTGGCGACCTGCGCGCGTTCGCGCGGCTGGACAACCTGCTGGACCAGGCCTACATCGGCTCGGTGATCGTCAACGATGGCAACGGCCGCTTCTACGAACCGGGTCCGGACCGGCGCGCCAGCGTCGGCCTGCAGTGGTCGTGGCGCTGA
- a CDS encoding ATP-binding protein yields the protein MAEARLGWPRTLYGRLVLVLVAGMLLAQLLTGTVWHDARYERVAEIPARLAAAHVAQTLRLLEAPASPLAGADPAVLSTADLTVRAVEDSGHVSLRPRDRAVEQLLRASLQGELGMPRELHLQRLRLYDAQGREDDKVLSARHVAGQFQLRVRSAQGNWLQFDVREGQAGLQLEPAHALGDYLLRIYGLRTLLIVLLALLVVRWLTRPLTRLGAAAQALGRNLHAPPLPLEGPREVRQAAHAFNQMQQQLQQAAQGREELLAAVSHDLRSPLTRLRLRTELLADEAARTRWRADLDDMQELVDSILDYSSATQLRGDREPIDIDALLRTVVEDAREAGHAVQLQGRVGVAYPGFPRSLKRALANLLDNAGRYGGGAQVEAWGDAEAIHISIADQGPGIPAAQRERMLQPFQRLEASRSARHGGTGLGLSIAVAVVQAHGGQLALEDGPGGRGLCVRITLPQCPGTREG from the coding sequence ATGGCTGAGGCACGCCTGGGCTGGCCGCGCACGCTGTACGGGCGGCTGGTGCTGGTGCTGGTGGCCGGCATGCTGCTGGCGCAGCTGCTGACCGGCACCGTCTGGCACGACGCCCGCTATGAGCGGGTGGCCGAGATCCCCGCGCGGCTGGCTGCCGCGCATGTCGCGCAGACGCTGCGCCTGCTGGAGGCGCCGGCCTCGCCGCTGGCCGGCGCCGACCCCGCCGTGCTGTCCACGGCCGACCTGACGGTGCGCGCGGTGGAAGACAGCGGCCATGTTTCGCTGCGCCCGCGCGACCGCGCGGTGGAACAGCTGCTGCGCGCTTCGCTGCAGGGCGAGCTGGGCATGCCGCGCGAGCTGCACCTGCAGCGCCTGCGGCTGTACGACGCGCAGGGCCGGGAGGATGACAAGGTGCTGTCGGCGCGCCACGTCGCCGGCCAGTTCCAGCTGCGCGTGCGCAGTGCCCAGGGCAACTGGCTGCAGTTCGACGTGCGCGAAGGCCAGGCCGGCCTGCAGCTGGAGCCGGCCCATGCGCTGGGCGACTACCTGCTGCGCATCTACGGCCTGCGCACCCTGCTGATCGTGCTGCTGGCCCTGCTGGTGGTGCGCTGGCTGACCCGGCCGCTGACCCGGCTGGGCGCTGCCGCACAGGCCCTGGGCCGCAACCTGCATGCACCGCCGTTGCCGCTGGAGGGCCCGCGCGAGGTGCGTCAGGCCGCCCACGCCTTCAACCAGATGCAGCAGCAGCTGCAGCAGGCCGCGCAGGGCCGCGAGGAGCTGCTGGCAGCGGTCTCGCACGACCTGCGCTCGCCACTGACCCGCCTGCGCCTGCGGACCGAACTGCTGGCCGACGAGGCCGCACGCACCCGCTGGCGTGCCGACCTGGACGACATGCAGGAGCTGGTGGATTCCATTCTTGATTACAGCAGTGCCACCCAGCTGCGCGGCGACCGCGAGCCGATCGACATCGATGCCCTGTTGCGCACCGTGGTGGAGGATGCACGCGAGGCCGGCCATGCCGTGCAGCTGCAGGGCCGGGTGGGCGTGGCCTACCCCGGCTTCCCGCGCAGCCTGAAGCGCGCGCTGGCCAACCTGCTGGACAACGCCGGGCGCTATGGCGGCGGCGCGCAGGTCGAGGCCTGGGGCGATGCCGAGGCCATCCACATCAGCATCGCCGACCAGGGCCCGGGCATACCGGCCGCACAACGGGAGCGGATGCTGCAGCCCTTCCAGCGCCTGGAGGCTTCCCGCAGCGCGCGCCATGGTGGCACCGGGCTGGGCCTGAGCATCGCCGTGGCGGTGGTGCAGGCGCATGGCGGCCAGCTTGCGCTGGAGGACGGGCCGGGCGGACGCGGGCTGTGCGTGCGGATCACCCTGCCGCAGTGCCCGGGCACGCGCGAGGGGTAG